From one Syntrophorhabdaceae bacterium genomic stretch:
- a CDS encoding SDR family NAD(P)-dependent oxidoreductase: MDLSGRTVLITGAGQGIGEACAHVFAGRGARLVLLDKNSKTLPKVVEKIAGKDGNVIAKIVDLTHTEPLRKLITEITQDVHIDILVNNAGFDRPGITTKTGKKEFNAVLGIHVGVPFLLSKWLLPEMRARKWGRIVNISSVYGVLGAKGEVAYATAKSGIIGLTKTLAREGGPDGVTVNAIVPGLIRTPPIIKMPDKYKEPIIAQTILGRIGEPEEIARVAAFLASNDASFITGTTITVSGGWGI, from the coding sequence ATGGATCTCAGCGGCAGGACAGTATTGATAACAGGGGCAGGTCAGGGCATCGGCGAGGCATGTGCTCATGTCTTTGCCGGGAGGGGCGCCCGGCTCGTCCTTCTTGACAAAAACAGCAAAACCCTCCCGAAGGTCGTCGAAAAGATCGCTGGAAAAGACGGGAACGTCATCGCCAAGATCGTTGACCTCACCCATACCGAGCCTCTCAGGAAACTCATTACGGAAATAACACAGGATGTGCATATAGACATCCTCGTCAATAATGCCGGCTTTGACAGGCCGGGGATAACAACGAAAACAGGCAAAAAGGAATTTAACGCGGTGCTCGGGATACACGTCGGCGTCCCCTTTCTTTTGAGTAAGTGGCTGCTCCCCGAAATGCGCGCCCGGAAGTGGGGCAGGATCGTCAATATCAGCTCCGTCTATGGTGTATTGGGTGCAAAAGGAGAAGTAGCATATGCAACAGCGAAGTCCGGCATTATCGGCCTGACGAAGACCCTCGCGAGAGAGGGCGGACCTGACGGTGTGACGGTGAACGCCATCGTGCCCGGGCTCATACGCACGCCCCCGATCATCAAAATGCCCGACAAATACAAAGAACCCATTATCGCGCAGACCATCCTGGGCAGGATCGGCGAGCCTGAAGAGATAGCACGGGTAGCGGCATTCCTCGCCTCCAATGACGCGTCCTTTATCACGGGAACGACGATCACCGTATCAGGCGGATGGGGGATATAG